A genomic region of Melopsittacus undulatus isolate bMelUnd1 chromosome 5, bMelUnd1.mat.Z, whole genome shotgun sequence contains the following coding sequences:
- the CD9 gene encoding CD9 antigen: MPVKGGTKCIKYLLFGFNFIFWLAGTAVLAIGLWLRFDSQTKSIFELESNNTTFYTGVYILIGAGALMMLVGFLGCCGALQESQCMLGLFFLFLFVIFALEIAAAIWGFANKDKVIEELKDFYMETYEKRSQPPARETLKAFQLALDCCGLTGVLEQQFMDTCPKKTILESLSVVSCPAAIDDVFKTKLNVIGAVGLGIAIIMIFGMIFSMVLCCAIRRNREMV, encoded by the exons CTTGCAGGGACAGCAGTTCTTGCAATTGGCCTATGGCTTCGGTTTGATTCGCAGACCAAAAGCATCTTTGAACTGGAATCTAACAACACAACATTTTACACAG GTGTTTACATCCTCATTGGAGCTGGTGCACTTATGATGCTGGTTGGTTTCTTGGGATGCTGTGGTGCGTTGCAGGAATCTCAGTGTATGCTTGGCCTG ttcttccttttcctttttgtgattTTTGCCCTTGAAATTGCTGCTGCAATCTGGGGATTTGCAAACAAAGATAAG GTTATTGAAGAGTTAAAGGATTTCTACATGGAAACCTATGAAAAGAGATCTCAACCACCTGCCAGAGAGACCCTGAAAGCATTTCAGTTAGCT CTAGACTGCTGTGGTCTTACAGGAGTTCTGGAGCAGCAGTTCATGGACACCTGCCCAAAGAAGACCATACTTGAGTCGCTTTCTGTAGTG tcatGCCCTGCTGCCATTGATGATgtcttcaaaacaaaattgaatGTGATTGGAGCAGTTGGCCTGGGCATTGCTATAATAATG attTTCGGCATGATATTCAGTATGGTTCTCTGCTGTGCTATCcgcagaaacagagaaatggtTTAA